In Chitinophaga sp. HK235, a single window of DNA contains:
- a CDS encoding GNAT family N-acetyltransferase, with protein MITYRKADIPDIPRVATLRLQFLKEVYPQADVSRDGLLYEQIARYLTEHLPKGDFVNLFAEHHGNVVASAGIVFYNQPPLYHNLDGKVAYILNVYTLPAYRRQGIAQILMEKLIGEAKERNTGKLSLHASLEGRRLYERLGFAAGDNEMTLQLPRIQP; from the coding sequence ATGATAACCTATAGAAAAGCGGATATCCCTGATATTCCACGGGTAGCTACGTTACGTCTGCAGTTTCTGAAAGAAGTGTATCCCCAGGCAGATGTTTCCCGCGATGGCTTGCTATATGAACAGATTGCCCGGTATCTCACAGAACACCTTCCCAAGGGAGACTTTGTAAACCTCTTCGCTGAACATCATGGAAATGTAGTCGCCAGTGCTGGTATTGTTTTTTATAACCAGCCTCCGCTCTACCACAATCTGGATGGCAAAGTGGCTTATATACTGAATGTATATACGCTTCCGGCCTACCGCCGGCAGGGAATTGCACAGATACTGATGGAAAAACTGATTGGGGAAGCAAAGGAACGAAATACCGGTAAACTGAGTCTGCATGCCAGTTTGGAAGGGCGCCGGTTATATGAAAGACTGGGCTTTGCTGCCGGAGATAACGAGATGACATTACAACTCCCGCGTATACAACCCTGA